A genomic segment from Saimiri boliviensis isolate mSaiBol1 chromosome 14, mSaiBol1.pri, whole genome shotgun sequence encodes:
- the SSC5D gene encoding soluble scavenger receptor cysteine-rich domain-containing protein SSC5D isoform X2 encodes MRVLACLLAALVGIQAVGQRVANSRDDSASPLDGAPWPGLSMELGPSTEETPVTHAPRPAGNPQNTSRKKSPRPKQAKSTRAPLLTTGAPRQERLRLVSGPHRCAGRLEVWHGGRWGTVCDDGWDLRDATVACRELGCGGALAAPGGARFGPGAGPVWMDDVGCGGGEQALRDCPRSPWGRSNCDHSEDAGLVCTGPAPRLRLADGPHGCAGRLEVWHGGLWGSVCDDAWDLRDAAVACRELGCGGALAAPGGAFFGEGAGPIILDDLRCRGNETALRFCPARPWGQHDCHHREDAGAVCDGMPLGFVPPTVPTVPSNDSIPREAASRPPSTMTSQAPGTAGISPPLASPTVLWEPGPEAGSPQLRLVAGPSKCSGRLEVWHDQRWGTVCDDSWDMRDSAVVCRELGCGGPRQPDPAAGHFGWGAGPIWLDDVGCVGTESSLSDCPAAPWGKHNCAHNEDVGVTCTGPPGLDSISDPFSWSWIPGLGRDRNAWLPGELATKPSASVTASVLEKTTMKAPGKMPKSTKKWVTKNAKRPTTQPPVTPTTKHSRAQSPPDLTSQTTAALTTEASRRPTFEFTRRPTTEAPHRWASHSTAMLTPQAPREQTSKTMVMLTTQSPREMTSEAIIKRIPQASLEPSAEIPQESSKDPAPSPTASTTGESGLFRVRLADGPNRCAGRLEVWHAGHWGTVCDDNWDLRDATVACWELGCGKVRPRVGKTHYGPGTGPIWLDDMGCKGSEASLSDCPSGEWGKHNCDHEEDVVLTCTGYADYDDYPPWTWDPTSAEDLAKGTTTVGGPGRTLPWGTTRHPGTPFPATRRLPDTGGKDGYKLPWMWDTASGRGLAEGTPTLGKLGPTVGAGITRSPGSPPTPRVRGDTGFPRKPWPERRPPRPTAIRTAPSTPSPGPSASPGRPGPALTSDSSLELTPRSALTPEATSDPADTSPTSDPASRTNPDFDLTSPDFALSTPDSSVVPPLTPELSPTPPPTLLEELTSDPSTPLEVTSLSPASERTPESDTTSDLDTTPYPSTVSEYSRSPDPSPSPHSTITPDPTTTPHPTLTSHPTMTPHFPTTTHPTTTPQPTTIIHSTMIPDPTTTPQPFATMLPTTTPQPTTTTHSTTTPDPTTTPQPTTTMQPTTTPQPTTTMQPTTTPQPTTTPHPTTTPDPSSTPIITTKSVPTSVGTELSSPTPAPTVKPSLHPELTFTAPAPHPSTSQMPTLEPSPALESSSSRSSTATSIDPLSTEDFKPSRSQSPSLTPPPTHAPHSASDLTVPPDPRLSPIAHPLDQPPLDHLTLGPTPGQSPVPHGPCVAPAPPVRVMACEPPALVELVAAVRDVGGQLQRLTQVVEQDRQERQALLLGLTQLVEAARGLGQLGEAVKRLAEVTWPPVMPVPTTTTPEAEERPLRGDV; translated from the exons ATGAGGGTCTTGGCCTGCCTCCTTG CGGCACTGGTGGGGATCCAGGCTGTTG GTCAGCGTGTGGCTAACTCCAGGGACGATTCAGCGTCTCCCCTAGATGGGGCTCCCTGGCCAGGGCTGTCGATGGAGCTGGGTCCCAGCACAGAGGAGACCCCGGTGACACACG CCCCCCGCCCAGCTGGGAACCCCCAGAACACCTCCCGGAAGAAAAGCCCCCGGCCTAAGCAGGCCAAGTCCACCCGGGCCCCTCTGCTGACAACTGGAGCCCCCCGCCAAG AGCGGCTGCGCCTGGTCTCTGGCCCCCACAGGTGTGCCGGCCGCCTGGAAGTCTGGCATGGCGGGCGCTGGGGCACTGTATGTGATGACGGCTGGGACCTGCGCGACGCCACCGTGGCTTGCCGGGAGCTGGGCTGTGGGGGGGCGCTGGCTGCCCCCGGCGGTGCCAGATTTGGGCCTGGCGCAGGGCCCGTGTGGATGGACGACGTGGGGTGTGGAGGAGGAGAGCAGGCCCTCCGAGACTGCCCCAGGAGCCCCTGGGGCCGGAGCAACTGTGACCACAGCGAGGATGCCGGGCTGGTCTGCACCG GCCCAGCACCTCGGCTGCGCCTGGCTGATGGCCCCCACGGTTGCGCCGGCCGCCTGGAGGTCTGGCACGGAGGGCTCTGGGGGTCAGTGTGTGACGACGCCTGGGACCTGCGCGATGCCGCTGTGGCCTGCCGGGAGCTGGGCTGCGGGGGGGCGCTGGCCGCCCCCGGGGGTGCCTTCTTTGGGGAGGGGGCTGGACCCATCATCCTGGATGACCTCCGGTGTCGGGGAAACGAGACGGCCTTGCGATTCTGCCCAGCTCGGCCCTGGGGCCAGCATGACTGTCACCACCGCGAGGACGCCGGCGCTGTGTGTGATG GCATGCCTCTGGGCTTTGTCCCTCCCACGGTCCCTACTGTGCCCAGCAACGACTCCATACCCAGGGAGGCTGCCTCCAGGCCCCCGTCCACCATGACAAGTCAGGCTCCAGGGACGGCAGGCATTTCACCTCCTCTAGCCTCCCCTACTGTCCTTTGGGAACCTGGACCAGAAGCCG GGTCCCCCCAGCTGCGCCTGGTGGCTGGGCCCAGCAAGTGCTCAGGTCGACTGGAGGTGTGGCATGACCAGCGCTGGGGGACCGTGTGTGATGACAGCTGGGACATGCGGGACTCAGCTGTGGTCTGCCGGGAGCTGGGCTGTGGTGGACCTCGGCAGCCAGATCCTGCTGCTGGCCACTTTGGCTGGGGTGCGGGCCCCATCTGGCTAGATGATGTGGGCTGTGTGGGGACCGAGTCTTCGCTGTCCGACTGCCCTGCTGCTCCCTGGGGAAAGCACAACTGTGCTCACAATGAGGATGTTGGGGTCACCTGCACTG GGCCCCCAGGCCTGGACTCCATCTCAGACCCCTTCAGTTGGAGCTGGATTCCTGGACTGGGGAGAGATCGGAATGCCTGGCTCCCAGGAGAGCTGGCCACTAAGCCTTCTGCAAGTGTGACTGCCAGTGTTCTGGAGAAAACAACCATGAAAGCCCCAGGGAAAATGCCTAAGAGTACTAAGAAATGGGTGACAAAAAATGCAAAGAGACCAACCACTCAACCCCCAGTGACGCCAACCACGAAACATTCCAGGGCCCAAAGCCCCCCAGACCTAACCTCACAGACCACTGCAGCCCTGACCACTGAGGCCTCCCGAAGACCTACCTTTGAGTTTACCAGAAGGCCAACCACAGAAGCCCCCCACAGATGGGCCTCTCACAGCACTGCCATGCTGACCCCTCAGGCTCCCCGAGAACAGACCAGTAAGACCATGGTGATGCTGACCACTCAAAGCCCCCGAGAAATGACCTCTGAGGCCATCATCAAGAGAATCCCTCAAGCCTCCCTGGAGCCATCTGCTGAGATCCCACAAGAGTCATCCAAAGATCCGGCCCCCTCTCCCACTGCTAGCACCACGGGGGAATCAG GACTGTTCCGGGTTCGTCTAGCTGATGGGCCCAACCGCTGTGCTGGCCGGCTGGAAGTGTGGCATGCCGGACACTGGGGAACAGTGTGTGATGACAACTGGGACCTACGAGACGCCACTGTGGCCTGCTGGGAACTGGGCTGTGGAAAGGTCCGGCCCCGAGTAGGCAAAACCCATTACGGCCCTGGAACTGGGCCCATCTGGTTGGATGACATGGGCTGTAAGGGAAGTGAGGCGTCATTGAGCGACTGCCCCTCGGGGGAATGGGGGAAGCACAACTGTGACCACGAGGAAGACGTGGTGCTCACCTGTACTG GCTACGCAGACTATGACGATTATCCCCCCTGGACCTGGGACCCCACCTCAGCAGAGGACCTGGCCAAGGGGACCACCACAGTGGGGGGACCTGGACGCACTCTCCCCTGGGGCACCACCAGGCACCCAGGGACCCCCTTCCCAGCAACAAGGCGCCtgccagacacag GTGGCAAAGATGGTTACAAGCTTCCTTGGATGTGGGACACAGCTTCAGGAAGGGGCCTGGCTGAGGGGACCCCTACTTTAGGCAAACTAGGACCCACCGTTGGAGCTGGCATCACCAGGAGTCCAGGCAGTCCTCCAACTCCGAGGGTTCGTGGAGACACAG gTTTCCCGAGGAAACCGTGGCCCGAGCGCAGGCCGCCGCGGCCCACTGCTATCAGGACAGCGCCCTCGACCCCGTCCCCAGGCCCCTCCGCCTCTCCGGGACGCCCAGGCCCAGCGCTGACCTCTGACTCCAGTCTGGAGCTCACTCCCCGCTCAGCCTTAACGCCCGAGGCGACCTCTGACCCAGCGGACACTTCACCCACCTCAGACCCGGCCTCCCGGACGAACCCCGACTTTGACTTGACAAGCCCCGACTTTGCTTTGTCCACCCCTGACTCCAGTGTGGTTCCACCGCTGACCCCGGAGCTGTCACCCACGCCCCCACCCACCTTGCTCGAAGAGCTCACCTCTGACCCTTCTACACCGTTGGAGGTGACCAGCCTTTCCCCTGCCTCAGAGCGGACCCCAGAATCTGACACAACTTCAGACTTGGACACGACTCCATACCCCAGTACAGTCTCAGAATATTCCAGATCCCCAGACCCCTCTCCAAGCCCTCACTCCACTATTACCCCTGATCCCACCACAACCCCTCACCCTACCTTGACCTCTCACCCTACCATGACCCCTCACTTCCCTACCACCACTCATCCCACCACAACCCCTCAACCCACCACCATCATTCACTCCACCATGATTCCTGACCCCACAACAACCCCTCAACCCTTTGCCACCATGCTGCCCACCACAACCCCtcaacccaccaccaccactcacTCCACCACGACTCCTGACCCCACCACAACCCCTCaacccaccaccaccatgcaGCCCACCACAACCCCTCaacccaccaccaccatgcaGCCCACCACAACCCCTCAACCCACCACGACCCCTcaccccaccaccactcctgaccCCTCCTCAACCCCTATCATCACTACTAAGTCCGTTCCAACCTCCGTGGGGACAGAACTCTCCTCTCCCACTCCAGCACCAACAGTCAAGCCCAGTCTGCACCCTGAGTTGACCTTCACAGCACCTGCCCCTCACCCCTCCACATCCCAAATGCCCACCTTAGAGCCCTCTCCAGCCTTGGAGTCCAGCTCTTCCAGGTCCTCCACAGCCACAAGCATAGACCCACTGTCCACTGAGGACTTCAAGCCATCCAGAAGCCAGAGCCCCAGCCTAACCCCTCCACCTACCCATGCCCCACACTCAGCTTCTGATCTCACTGTGCCTCCTGATCCCCGCCTCTCCCCCATAGCCCACCCCTTGGATCAACCTCCTCTTGACCACCTCACTCTAGGGCCAACCCCTGGTCAGAGCCCGGTCCCCCATGGTCCATGTGTGGCCCCAGCACCACCTGTAAGGGTCATGGCTTGTGAGCCACCTGCCCTGGTGGAACTGGTGGCCGCCGTGAGGGACGTGGGTGGTCAGCTGCAGAGGCTGACCCAGGTTGTGGAACAGGACCGGCAGGAGCGCCAAGCCCTGCTTCTGGGGCTGACCCAGCTGGTAGAGGCTGCCCGGGGTCTGGGGCAGCTGGGTGAGGCTGTGAAGAGACTAGCAGAGGTGACCTGGCCCCCAGTCATGCCTGTACCAACCACCActaccccagaggcagaggagaggCCTCTGAGGGGAGATGTATGA
- the SSC5D gene encoding soluble scavenger receptor cysteine-rich domain-containing protein SSC5D isoform X1, with amino-acid sequence MRVLACLLAALVGIQAVERLRLADGPHGCAGRLEVWHGGRWGTVCDDGWDLRDAAVACRQLGCGGALAAPGGAFFGEGAGPVWLSELACRGHEGQLGFCHHRGWKAHICSHEEDAGVVCAGQRVANSRDDSASPLDGAPWPGLSMELGPSTEETPVTHAPRPAGNPQNTSRKKSPRPKQAKSTRAPLLTTGAPRQERLRLVSGPHRCAGRLEVWHGGRWGTVCDDGWDLRDATVACRELGCGGALAAPGGARFGPGAGPVWMDDVGCGGGEQALRDCPRSPWGRSNCDHSEDAGLVCTGPAPRLRLADGPHGCAGRLEVWHGGLWGSVCDDAWDLRDAAVACRELGCGGALAAPGGAFFGEGAGPIILDDLRCRGNETALRFCPARPWGQHDCHHREDAGAVCDGMPLGFVPPTVPTVPSNDSIPREAASRPPSTMTSQAPGTAGISPPLASPTVLWEPGPEAGSPQLRLVAGPSKCSGRLEVWHDQRWGTVCDDSWDMRDSAVVCRELGCGGPRQPDPAAGHFGWGAGPIWLDDVGCVGTESSLSDCPAAPWGKHNCAHNEDVGVTCTGPPGLDSISDPFSWSWIPGLGRDRNAWLPGELATKPSASVTASVLEKTTMKAPGKMPKSTKKWVTKNAKRPTTQPPVTPTTKHSRAQSPPDLTSQTTAALTTEASRRPTFEFTRRPTTEAPHRWASHSTAMLTPQAPREQTSKTMVMLTTQSPREMTSEAIIKRIPQASLEPSAEIPQESSKDPAPSPTASTTGESGLFRVRLADGPNRCAGRLEVWHAGHWGTVCDDNWDLRDATVACWELGCGKVRPRVGKTHYGPGTGPIWLDDMGCKGSEASLSDCPSGEWGKHNCDHEEDVVLTCTGYADYDDYPPWTWDPTSAEDLAKGTTTVGGPGRTLPWGTTRHPGTPFPATRRLPDTGGKDGYKLPWMWDTASGRGLAEGTPTLGKLGPTVGAGITRSPGSPPTPRVRGDTGFPRKPWPERRPPRPTAIRTAPSTPSPGPSASPGRPGPALTSDSSLELTPRSALTPEATSDPADTSPTSDPASRTNPDFDLTSPDFALSTPDSSVVPPLTPELSPTPPPTLLEELTSDPSTPLEVTSLSPASERTPESDTTSDLDTTPYPSTVSEYSRSPDPSPSPHSTITPDPTTTPHPTLTSHPTMTPHFPTTTHPTTTPQPTTIIHSTMIPDPTTTPQPFATMLPTTTPQPTTTTHSTTTPDPTTTPQPTTTMQPTTTPQPTTTMQPTTTPQPTTTPHPTTTPDPSSTPIITTKSVPTSVGTELSSPTPAPTVKPSLHPELTFTAPAPHPSTSQMPTLEPSPALESSSSRSSTATSIDPLSTEDFKPSRSQSPSLTPPPTHAPHSASDLTVPPDPRLSPIAHPLDQPPLDHLTLGPTPGQSPVPHGPCVAPAPPVRVMACEPPALVELVAAVRDVGGQLQRLTQVVEQDRQERQALLLGLTQLVEAARGLGQLGEAVKRLAEVTWPPVMPVPTTTTPEAEERPLRGDV; translated from the exons ATGAGGGTCTTGGCCTGCCTCCTTG CGGCACTGGTGGGGATCCAGGCTGTTG AGCGGCTGCGCCTGGCCGATGGCCCTCACGGGTGTGCTGGCCGCCTGGAGGTCTGGCACGGAGGGCGCTGGGGCACCGTATGTGACGACGGCTGGGACCTGCGTGATGCCGCCGTGGCCTGTCGGCAGCTGGGCTGCGGAGGGGCACTGGCCGCCCCCGGGGGCGCCTTctttggggagggggcagggcccGTGTGGCTCAGCGAGCTGGCTTGCCGGGGCCACGAGGGGCAGCTGGGCTTCTGCCACCACCGGGGCTGGAAGGCCCACATCTGCTCCCACGAAGAGGACGCAGGCGTCGTCTGCGCAG GTCAGCGTGTGGCTAACTCCAGGGACGATTCAGCGTCTCCCCTAGATGGGGCTCCCTGGCCAGGGCTGTCGATGGAGCTGGGTCCCAGCACAGAGGAGACCCCGGTGACACACG CCCCCCGCCCAGCTGGGAACCCCCAGAACACCTCCCGGAAGAAAAGCCCCCGGCCTAAGCAGGCCAAGTCCACCCGGGCCCCTCTGCTGACAACTGGAGCCCCCCGCCAAG AGCGGCTGCGCCTGGTCTCTGGCCCCCACAGGTGTGCCGGCCGCCTGGAAGTCTGGCATGGCGGGCGCTGGGGCACTGTATGTGATGACGGCTGGGACCTGCGCGACGCCACCGTGGCTTGCCGGGAGCTGGGCTGTGGGGGGGCGCTGGCTGCCCCCGGCGGTGCCAGATTTGGGCCTGGCGCAGGGCCCGTGTGGATGGACGACGTGGGGTGTGGAGGAGGAGAGCAGGCCCTCCGAGACTGCCCCAGGAGCCCCTGGGGCCGGAGCAACTGTGACCACAGCGAGGATGCCGGGCTGGTCTGCACCG GCCCAGCACCTCGGCTGCGCCTGGCTGATGGCCCCCACGGTTGCGCCGGCCGCCTGGAGGTCTGGCACGGAGGGCTCTGGGGGTCAGTGTGTGACGACGCCTGGGACCTGCGCGATGCCGCTGTGGCCTGCCGGGAGCTGGGCTGCGGGGGGGCGCTGGCCGCCCCCGGGGGTGCCTTCTTTGGGGAGGGGGCTGGACCCATCATCCTGGATGACCTCCGGTGTCGGGGAAACGAGACGGCCTTGCGATTCTGCCCAGCTCGGCCCTGGGGCCAGCATGACTGTCACCACCGCGAGGACGCCGGCGCTGTGTGTGATG GCATGCCTCTGGGCTTTGTCCCTCCCACGGTCCCTACTGTGCCCAGCAACGACTCCATACCCAGGGAGGCTGCCTCCAGGCCCCCGTCCACCATGACAAGTCAGGCTCCAGGGACGGCAGGCATTTCACCTCCTCTAGCCTCCCCTACTGTCCTTTGGGAACCTGGACCAGAAGCCG GGTCCCCCCAGCTGCGCCTGGTGGCTGGGCCCAGCAAGTGCTCAGGTCGACTGGAGGTGTGGCATGACCAGCGCTGGGGGACCGTGTGTGATGACAGCTGGGACATGCGGGACTCAGCTGTGGTCTGCCGGGAGCTGGGCTGTGGTGGACCTCGGCAGCCAGATCCTGCTGCTGGCCACTTTGGCTGGGGTGCGGGCCCCATCTGGCTAGATGATGTGGGCTGTGTGGGGACCGAGTCTTCGCTGTCCGACTGCCCTGCTGCTCCCTGGGGAAAGCACAACTGTGCTCACAATGAGGATGTTGGGGTCACCTGCACTG GGCCCCCAGGCCTGGACTCCATCTCAGACCCCTTCAGTTGGAGCTGGATTCCTGGACTGGGGAGAGATCGGAATGCCTGGCTCCCAGGAGAGCTGGCCACTAAGCCTTCTGCAAGTGTGACTGCCAGTGTTCTGGAGAAAACAACCATGAAAGCCCCAGGGAAAATGCCTAAGAGTACTAAGAAATGGGTGACAAAAAATGCAAAGAGACCAACCACTCAACCCCCAGTGACGCCAACCACGAAACATTCCAGGGCCCAAAGCCCCCCAGACCTAACCTCACAGACCACTGCAGCCCTGACCACTGAGGCCTCCCGAAGACCTACCTTTGAGTTTACCAGAAGGCCAACCACAGAAGCCCCCCACAGATGGGCCTCTCACAGCACTGCCATGCTGACCCCTCAGGCTCCCCGAGAACAGACCAGTAAGACCATGGTGATGCTGACCACTCAAAGCCCCCGAGAAATGACCTCTGAGGCCATCATCAAGAGAATCCCTCAAGCCTCCCTGGAGCCATCTGCTGAGATCCCACAAGAGTCATCCAAAGATCCGGCCCCCTCTCCCACTGCTAGCACCACGGGGGAATCAG GACTGTTCCGGGTTCGTCTAGCTGATGGGCCCAACCGCTGTGCTGGCCGGCTGGAAGTGTGGCATGCCGGACACTGGGGAACAGTGTGTGATGACAACTGGGACCTACGAGACGCCACTGTGGCCTGCTGGGAACTGGGCTGTGGAAAGGTCCGGCCCCGAGTAGGCAAAACCCATTACGGCCCTGGAACTGGGCCCATCTGGTTGGATGACATGGGCTGTAAGGGAAGTGAGGCGTCATTGAGCGACTGCCCCTCGGGGGAATGGGGGAAGCACAACTGTGACCACGAGGAAGACGTGGTGCTCACCTGTACTG GCTACGCAGACTATGACGATTATCCCCCCTGGACCTGGGACCCCACCTCAGCAGAGGACCTGGCCAAGGGGACCACCACAGTGGGGGGACCTGGACGCACTCTCCCCTGGGGCACCACCAGGCACCCAGGGACCCCCTTCCCAGCAACAAGGCGCCtgccagacacag GTGGCAAAGATGGTTACAAGCTTCCTTGGATGTGGGACACAGCTTCAGGAAGGGGCCTGGCTGAGGGGACCCCTACTTTAGGCAAACTAGGACCCACCGTTGGAGCTGGCATCACCAGGAGTCCAGGCAGTCCTCCAACTCCGAGGGTTCGTGGAGACACAG gTTTCCCGAGGAAACCGTGGCCCGAGCGCAGGCCGCCGCGGCCCACTGCTATCAGGACAGCGCCCTCGACCCCGTCCCCAGGCCCCTCCGCCTCTCCGGGACGCCCAGGCCCAGCGCTGACCTCTGACTCCAGTCTGGAGCTCACTCCCCGCTCAGCCTTAACGCCCGAGGCGACCTCTGACCCAGCGGACACTTCACCCACCTCAGACCCGGCCTCCCGGACGAACCCCGACTTTGACTTGACAAGCCCCGACTTTGCTTTGTCCACCCCTGACTCCAGTGTGGTTCCACCGCTGACCCCGGAGCTGTCACCCACGCCCCCACCCACCTTGCTCGAAGAGCTCACCTCTGACCCTTCTACACCGTTGGAGGTGACCAGCCTTTCCCCTGCCTCAGAGCGGACCCCAGAATCTGACACAACTTCAGACTTGGACACGACTCCATACCCCAGTACAGTCTCAGAATATTCCAGATCCCCAGACCCCTCTCCAAGCCCTCACTCCACTATTACCCCTGATCCCACCACAACCCCTCACCCTACCTTGACCTCTCACCCTACCATGACCCCTCACTTCCCTACCACCACTCATCCCACCACAACCCCTCAACCCACCACCATCATTCACTCCACCATGATTCCTGACCCCACAACAACCCCTCAACCCTTTGCCACCATGCTGCCCACCACAACCCCtcaacccaccaccaccactcacTCCACCACGACTCCTGACCCCACCACAACCCCTCaacccaccaccaccatgcaGCCCACCACAACCCCTCaacccaccaccaccatgcaGCCCACCACAACCCCTCAACCCACCACGACCCCTcaccccaccaccactcctgaccCCTCCTCAACCCCTATCATCACTACTAAGTCCGTTCCAACCTCCGTGGGGACAGAACTCTCCTCTCCCACTCCAGCACCAACAGTCAAGCCCAGTCTGCACCCTGAGTTGACCTTCACAGCACCTGCCCCTCACCCCTCCACATCCCAAATGCCCACCTTAGAGCCCTCTCCAGCCTTGGAGTCCAGCTCTTCCAGGTCCTCCACAGCCACAAGCATAGACCCACTGTCCACTGAGGACTTCAAGCCATCCAGAAGCCAGAGCCCCAGCCTAACCCCTCCACCTACCCATGCCCCACACTCAGCTTCTGATCTCACTGTGCCTCCTGATCCCCGCCTCTCCCCCATAGCCCACCCCTTGGATCAACCTCCTCTTGACCACCTCACTCTAGGGCCAACCCCTGGTCAGAGCCCGGTCCCCCATGGTCCATGTGTGGCCCCAGCACCACCTGTAAGGGTCATGGCTTGTGAGCCACCTGCCCTGGTGGAACTGGTGGCCGCCGTGAGGGACGTGGGTGGTCAGCTGCAGAGGCTGACCCAGGTTGTGGAACAGGACCGGCAGGAGCGCCAAGCCCTGCTTCTGGGGCTGACCCAGCTGGTAGAGGCTGCCCGGGGTCTGGGGCAGCTGGGTGAGGCTGTGAAGAGACTAGCAGAGGTGACCTGGCCCCCAGTCATGCCTGTACCAACCACCActaccccagaggcagaggagaggCCTCTGAGGGGAGATGTATGA